A genomic window from Candidatus Deferrimicrobium borealis includes:
- the nadC gene encoding carboxylating nicotinate-nucleotide diphosphorylase — protein sequence MISRHLYEEIVRAALREDAPFGDPFGEAVRGDASGLFLAGGDGVLCGGPVASEVFRQVDPSISVSFSPEGCRVSRGDRVGNASGPAASLLRAERVALNFLQRLSGVATATSLYASRIAAYGTKLLDTRKTTPLLRVLEKYAVRVGGGTNHRFSLSDGILIKENGIRAIGGIAPAVAAARSATHHLLRVEVEAETIPDVEAAVAAGADAVLLDNMPPSMVREAVARFGGIVLLEASGGIHLGNIEEYARTGVAAVAVGAITHSAPSLDISFELST from the coding sequence GTGATCTCACGGCACCTGTACGAGGAGATCGTCCGCGCGGCCCTGCGCGAGGACGCTCCGTTCGGCGACCCCTTCGGAGAGGCCGTCCGGGGAGACGCGTCGGGCCTTTTCCTGGCGGGGGGTGACGGGGTGCTGTGCGGCGGGCCGGTGGCGTCGGAGGTGTTCCGCCAGGTCGACCCGTCTATTTCCGTTTCCTTCTCCCCCGAAGGGTGTCGCGTATCCCGGGGCGACCGGGTCGGGAACGCGTCCGGTCCCGCCGCCTCTCTCTTGAGAGCGGAGCGGGTGGCCCTGAACTTCCTCCAGCGGCTCTCGGGCGTGGCCACCGCGACGTCCCTCTACGCTTCGCGGATCGCCGCCTACGGCACGAAGCTTCTCGACACGCGGAAAACGACGCCGCTGCTCCGGGTTCTCGAGAAGTACGCCGTCCGGGTGGGGGGCGGGACGAACCATCGTTTCTCCCTTTCGGACGGGATCCTGATCAAGGAGAACGGGATCCGCGCGATCGGGGGGATCGCCCCGGCGGTCGCCGCGGCGCGTTCGGCGACGCACCACCTGCTTCGCGTCGAGGTCGAGGCGGAGACGATTCCGGACGTGGAGGCGGCGGTCGCGGCGGGGGCCGACGCGGTCCTCCTCGACAATATGCCCCCGTCGATGGTGCGGGAGGCCGTCGCGCGTTTCGGGGGGATCGTCCTCCTCGAGGCGTCCGGGGGGATCCACCTCGGGAACATCGAGGAGTACGCCCGGACGGGGGTGGCCGCCGTCGCCGTGGGCGCGATCACCCACTCCGCCCCTTCCCTCGACATCTCCTTCGAACTGTCGACGTGA
- a CDS encoding valine--tRNA ligase: MIEKEPEKEKPYDPKSAEERWYAAWIAAGSFHADPSRPGDPYTIVIPPPNVTGSLHMGHALNITLQDVLLRYARMNGRNALWLPGTDHAGIATQNVVERELAKEGISRQELGREAFIERVWKWKEQSGGTILNQLKRLGAACDWERERFTMDEGLSRAVREAFVRLYRKDLVYRGRYIINWCPRCRTALSDLEVAYVEKKGALWYIRYPGMAGEEGVVVATTRPETMLGDTAVAVNPKDDRYAALIGATLRLPLMNRPIPVVADEMVDREFGTGAVKITPAHDVNDFEVARRHGLPSVRVIDESGVMTRDAGAFAGMDRFVCRDAVVAKLTEEGLLVREEPYLHNVGHCYRCRTVVEPAESMQWFVKTKPLAAAAIRAVREGETRIIPAQWEKTYYEWMENIHDWCISRQIWWGHRIPAFHCRACGKTMVEIDPPTRCEGCGGTDIRQEEDVLDTWFSSGLWPFSTLGWPERTADLERYYPTSVLVTGFDILFFWVARMMMMGIEFTGKAPFHDVVIHALVRDAKGEKMSKTRGNVIDPLEVIDRFGTDAFRFTLVALAAQGRDIRMSDDRVEGYRNFMNKLYQAGRFVRMHADEATPWEIPDELPVTDRWILSRLQRVIDEVRRGIEEYRFNDASSAFYQFVWHEFCDWYLEMIKPVLSPEAGEVERQVQRAVLVRIYETILALGHPFIPFITEELWHALPGKRGLLYDRPYPVVDTGATDENVEDEMAHLMEVIRAVRNIRSELNVPPGKKVEVRLKGPVEVQKFLRDHEEIVRRLARADRVTYVDPDYIPVKDATAVVNDIEVCLPLAGLIDFGQESKRLAKEVEKAKAEYARVAGQLGNARFTDKAPPDIVDALRDREKALEQKIAKLGKNFELVSRYLA, translated from the coding sequence ATGATCGAGAAGGAACCGGAGAAGGAAAAACCGTACGACCCGAAGTCCGCGGAGGAGCGTTGGTACGCCGCCTGGATCGCGGCAGGCTCCTTTCACGCCGACCCCTCCCGGCCGGGCGATCCGTACACGATCGTCATCCCGCCGCCGAACGTCACAGGCTCCCTTCACATGGGGCACGCGCTGAACATCACGCTGCAGGACGTCCTCCTCCGATACGCCCGGATGAACGGGCGCAACGCCCTCTGGCTCCCTGGGACCGACCACGCCGGGATCGCCACCCAGAACGTGGTGGAGCGGGAGCTTGCGAAGGAAGGGATCTCCCGGCAGGAACTGGGGCGGGAGGCGTTCATCGAGCGGGTCTGGAAGTGGAAGGAGCAGAGCGGCGGCACGATTCTGAACCAGTTGAAGCGCCTGGGCGCCGCGTGCGACTGGGAGCGCGAACGGTTCACGATGGACGAGGGGCTCTCCCGAGCGGTCCGCGAAGCGTTCGTCCGGCTCTATCGGAAGGACCTCGTCTACCGCGGGCGATACATCATCAACTGGTGCCCCCGCTGCCGCACGGCGCTCTCCGACCTCGAGGTCGCCTACGTGGAGAAGAAGGGGGCGCTCTGGTACATCCGCTACCCGGGGATGGCCGGTGAGGAGGGCGTCGTCGTCGCGACAACGCGCCCCGAAACGATGCTGGGCGACACCGCCGTCGCGGTCAATCCGAAGGACGACCGGTATGCCGCGCTGATCGGGGCGACCCTTCGGCTGCCGCTGATGAACCGGCCGATTCCCGTGGTGGCCGACGAAATGGTGGATCGGGAGTTCGGGACCGGCGCGGTGAAGATCACGCCGGCCCACGACGTGAACGATTTCGAGGTGGCGAGGCGGCACGGGCTCCCCTCCGTCCGGGTGATCGACGAGTCCGGGGTGATGACGCGGGACGCCGGCGCCTTCGCCGGGATGGACCGGTTCGTGTGCCGCGACGCGGTCGTCGCGAAGCTCACGGAAGAGGGATTGCTCGTCCGGGAGGAGCCGTACCTCCACAACGTCGGCCACTGCTACCGTTGCCGGACCGTGGTCGAGCCCGCCGAGAGCATGCAGTGGTTCGTGAAGACGAAACCGCTGGCCGCCGCCGCCATCCGCGCCGTGCGCGAAGGCGAGACCCGGATTATCCCGGCGCAGTGGGAGAAGACGTATTACGAGTGGATGGAGAATATCCACGACTGGTGCATCTCCCGGCAGATCTGGTGGGGGCATCGCATCCCGGCCTTTCACTGCCGGGCGTGCGGGAAGACGATGGTCGAGATCGATCCTCCGACGCGGTGCGAGGGGTGCGGGGGGACCGACATCCGGCAGGAAGAGGACGTTCTCGACACCTGGTTCTCCTCCGGCCTCTGGCCGTTCTCGACGCTCGGGTGGCCCGAAAGAACGGCGGATCTCGAGCGGTACTACCCGACGTCCGTGCTGGTGACCGGATTCGACATCCTCTTCTTCTGGGTCGCGCGGATGATGATGATGGGAATCGAGTTCACGGGGAAAGCCCCTTTTCACGACGTGGTGATCCACGCGCTGGTCCGGGACGCCAAGGGCGAGAAGATGAGCAAGACGCGGGGGAACGTCATCGACCCCCTCGAAGTGATCGACCGGTTCGGCACCGACGCTTTCCGCTTCACCCTCGTCGCGCTCGCCGCCCAGGGGCGGGACATCCGGATGTCCGACGACCGGGTCGAGGGGTACCGAAACTTCATGAACAAGCTGTACCAGGCGGGCCGATTCGTCCGGATGCATGCCGACGAAGCGACGCCGTGGGAGATTCCGGACGAGCTGCCGGTGACGGACCGGTGGATCCTCTCCCGGCTCCAGCGCGTGATCGACGAGGTTCGCAGGGGGATCGAGGAGTACCGGTTCAACGATGCGAGCTCCGCCTTTTATCAGTTCGTCTGGCACGAGTTCTGCGACTGGTACCTCGAAATGATCAAACCCGTGCTTTCCCCCGAGGCGGGCGAGGTGGAACGGCAGGTGCAGCGAGCCGTCCTGGTTCGGATCTACGAAACGATCCTGGCGCTCGGCCATCCGTTCATCCCCTTCATCACCGAGGAGCTGTGGCACGCGCTGCCGGGAAAGCGGGGTCTCCTGTACGACCGGCCGTACCCCGTCGTCGATACCGGCGCGACCGACGAGAACGTCGAGGACGAGATGGCGCACCTGATGGAGGTCATCCGGGCGGTTCGCAACATCCGCAGCGAGCTCAATGTCCCACCGGGGAAGAAGGTCGAGGTTCGCCTGAAAGGCCCGGTGGAGGTGCAGAAGTTCCTGCGGGACCACGAGGAGATCGTCCGGCGCCTCGCCCGGGCCGACCGGGTGACGTACGTCGACCCCGACTACATCCCGGTGAAGGACGCGACCGCCGTGGTGAACGACATCGAGGTCTGCCTCCCCCTGGCGGGCCTCATCGACTTCGGGCAGGAATCGAAGCGTCTGGCCAAGGAGGTGGAGAAAGCGAAGGCGGAGTACGCCCGCGTCGCCGGGCAGCTGGGGAACGCGCGATTCACCGACAAGGCCCCCCCCGACATCGTCGACGCCCTTCGAGACCGCGAGAAAGCGCTGGAGCAGAAAATCGCCAAGCTCGGGAAGAACTTCGAGCTGGTGAGCCGGTACCTGGCGTGA
- a CDS encoding response regulator — protein MPKKLLLAEDSLTIRKVFELALSRSDIAITSVDNGEDAVRLAGEIFPDLVVADLTLPGKNGFAVAAELRAMEKTEKIPVLILSGTMVPLDEARFKASGARGVLFKPFESRELLESIEGLLRTEAKVTESLKPREAPAVDEHWDFSDVLDEVEAEAGKSAAPAPAGREGLLPGALLPGGGKVPPTFNEFDVSIDEIEGGSREFSAEPPAPAPKVDPVERVLHADSPPPVTDLSPSPDEVEEIEEVEYLEDIEVPAPPADTVSGETPVSLRILSHATAQTVVDEPVPAPPAAAGSDVPAPVAADTAVAEHTGLEPVVEREAAEETHPASPGTFIAPPDAGFRPGDAELREFFAGRAAEIFRAVATEAVEKVMWEMTDRLAAEFSAKLRESVESVAWEVIPSTAETLIREEIARIRRQAGKPSS, from the coding sequence ATGCCGAAAAAGCTTCTTCTTGCGGAAGATAGTCTGACCATCCGGAAGGTGTTCGAGCTCGCTCTGTCACGCTCGGACATCGCGATCACCTCGGTCGACAACGGGGAGGATGCCGTCCGCCTCGCGGGGGAGATCTTCCCGGACCTCGTGGTCGCCGACCTCACGCTGCCCGGGAAGAACGGCTTTGCCGTCGCCGCCGAACTCCGCGCCATGGAGAAGACCGAAAAGATCCCCGTCCTCATCCTCTCCGGGACAATGGTCCCTCTCGACGAGGCGCGCTTCAAGGCCAGCGGGGCCAGAGGAGTCCTTTTCAAGCCCTTCGAGTCCAGGGAGTTGCTGGAGAGCATCGAGGGTCTCCTCCGCACAGAGGCGAAGGTCACGGAATCCTTGAAACCGCGGGAGGCGCCCGCGGTCGACGAGCACTGGGACTTCAGCGATGTCCTGGACGAGGTCGAGGCCGAGGCGGGGAAATCCGCGGCGCCCGCGCCGGCGGGGAGGGAAGGGCTGCTTCCCGGGGCGCTCCTCCCCGGGGGGGGCAAGGTCCCCCCCACCTTCAACGAGTTCGACGTGTCGATCGACGAGATCGAAGGGGGCTCGCGCGAATTCTCCGCGGAGCCGCCCGCGCCCGCGCCGAAGGTCGATCCCGTGGAACGCGTCCTCCATGCGGATTCTCCGCCGCCCGTGACCGACCTTTCGCCGTCGCCGGACGAAGTGGAGGAGATCGAGGAGGTCGAATATCTTGAGGACATCGAGGTCCCCGCGCCGCCGGCCGACACCGTTTCGGGTGAAACACCCGTCTCGCTCAGGATCCTTTCGCATGCGACCGCGCAAACGGTCGTCGACGAGCCGGTCCCCGCGCCGCCCGCCGCAGCGGGGTCTGACGTCCCGGCCCCTGTCGCCGCGGACACTGCCGTTGCGGAACACACCGGCCTGGAGCCTGTCGTCGAGAGAGAAGCTGCCGAGGAGACGCACCCCGCGTCCCCCGGAACGTTCATCGCCCCGCCCGACGCCGGGTTCCGGCCGGGCGACGCGGAACTGAGGGAATTCTTCGCCGGCCGCGCCGCGGAGATCTTCCGGGCCGTCGCCACCGAGGCGGTGGAAAAGGTGATGTGGGAGATGACGGACCGTCTCGCCGCGGAGTTCTCCGCGAAGCTTCGCGAGTCGGTCGAGAGCGTCGCGTGGGAGGTGATCCCGTCCACCGCGGAAACGCTCATCCGCGAAGAGATCGCCCGGATACGCCGCCAGGCCGGGAAGCCTTCCTCCTGA
- a CDS encoding VacB/RNase II family 3'-5' exoribonuclease — protein sequence MKGARMRDQAFWERWLRQRPKALEESRASVKEWYREAGVEKGERRAFKAALKAMNPDGVQGKREKKPPRRGKGRVFDEGTPYGVPRDRRGGDGGGTTIEGRLRFTREGRPIVIPADPETPIVRIPGHSLSGAWPKDRVLVRLDRRRAAGLSYGRVERILERGIRTFVGRYAPTGNRFFVRFRDRESDLLLEVDLPADFSAEPGDLVLGEVTEYPKGEKEGRASVLRALGKSHTMETLFLAVTSAMDLPVTFPGPVLEEAEAVPQAVRLTARDGGVCHGDETYPRVDQRDLPFVTIDGEDARDFDDAVCLLREGEGFRLLVAIADVAHYVAPGSPLDREAYLRGTSVYFPDRCVPMLPPELSEGVCSLKPGVNRLTMTVEIPIRPGGAPGTPSFHPSVIRSRARLTYDEVHSFLGTGTLEEKGGKPGGAKITPEIGRMLRDMATAAGGLTLARFGRGALDLDLPEAEIAVVGGMPVSVKPSERFESHRLIEEFMLLANTAVAEYLSGRGDAFLFRIHEEPALEKIEEFEVAAGKLLRRSRPTDRRDTSSLLQAWAELARGGKFERAVHRMLLRSLMLARYGSETKGHFGLALSRYTHFTSPIRRYPDLLVHRVLKAALGDRGSADSLRTLHEKGPEIGSHLSGRERLATDAERALEQRAKALFMAGQVGRTFDGTVSSLASAGFFVELEDSMIDGMVHVSTLRDDEYRLSPDRMEWVGQYRKRRIGLGDRVRVRVRRADPDRGEVDFLLVEKMLEST from the coding sequence GTGAAGGGGGCGCGGATGCGCGACCAGGCGTTTTGGGAACGTTGGCTCCGGCAGCGCCCGAAGGCGCTCGAGGAGTCTCGCGCGTCGGTGAAGGAATGGTACCGGGAGGCTGGTGTCGAAAAGGGCGAGCGCCGCGCCTTCAAGGCGGCGCTGAAGGCGATGAACCCGGACGGGGTACAGGGGAAACGGGAGAAGAAGCCGCCCCGGCGGGGGAAGGGCCGTGTTTTCGACGAGGGGACGCCGTACGGCGTCCCGCGGGACCGGCGGGGAGGGGACGGGGGGGGGACGACCATCGAGGGGCGCCTGCGCTTCACGCGCGAGGGGCGGCCGATCGTGATTCCGGCCGATCCGGAAACGCCCATCGTGCGGATCCCGGGACACTCCCTCTCCGGGGCGTGGCCCAAGGACCGGGTGCTGGTTCGGCTCGATCGGCGCCGCGCCGCCGGCCTGTCGTATGGACGGGTCGAGCGGATCCTCGAGCGGGGGATCCGGACGTTTGTCGGCCGGTACGCGCCGACGGGGAACCGCTTCTTCGTCCGGTTCCGCGACCGGGAATCCGACCTGCTCCTCGAGGTGGACCTCCCCGCGGATTTTTCGGCGGAACCCGGGGACCTTGTCCTCGGTGAGGTCACCGAATACCCCAAAGGGGAGAAGGAGGGGCGGGCCAGCGTCCTCCGGGCCCTCGGGAAGTCGCACACGATGGAGACCCTCTTCCTTGCGGTGACCTCCGCGATGGATCTCCCCGTCACCTTCCCGGGTCCCGTGCTGGAGGAGGCGGAGGCCGTCCCGCAGGCCGTCCGCCTTACCGCCCGCGATGGCGGGGTTTGTCATGGGGACGAGACGTACCCCCGGGTCGACCAGAGGGATCTTCCGTTCGTGACAATCGACGGGGAGGATGCCCGGGACTTCGACGACGCCGTCTGCCTCCTCCGGGAGGGGGAAGGTTTCCGCCTCCTTGTCGCGATCGCCGATGTCGCCCATTACGTCGCGCCGGGGTCGCCTCTTGACCGGGAGGCGTACCTCCGCGGCACCAGCGTCTACTTCCCCGATCGCTGCGTTCCCATGCTGCCACCGGAACTCTCGGAGGGGGTGTGCAGCCTGAAGCCCGGGGTGAACCGCCTGACGATGACGGTCGAAATCCCGATCCGGCCCGGGGGGGCGCCCGGGACACCGTCCTTCCACCCCTCCGTCATCCGGAGCCGCGCGCGCCTGACCTACGACGAGGTCCACTCCTTCCTCGGTACCGGTACCCTCGAAGAGAAGGGGGGGAAGCCCGGCGGCGCGAAGATCACTCCGGAGATCGGGCGGATGCTGCGGGACATGGCAACGGCGGCGGGGGGGTTGACCCTTGCGCGCTTCGGGCGCGGCGCCCTCGATCTTGACCTCCCCGAGGCCGAGATCGCCGTCGTTGGCGGGATGCCGGTTTCCGTGAAGCCGTCGGAACGGTTCGAATCCCACCGGCTGATCGAGGAGTTCATGCTGCTCGCGAACACGGCGGTGGCCGAGTACCTGTCCGGCCGCGGCGACGCCTTCCTCTTCCGGATCCACGAGGAGCCCGCATTGGAGAAGATCGAGGAGTTCGAGGTGGCGGCCGGAAAACTGCTGCGCCGTTCCCGTCCCACCGACCGTCGCGACACGTCTTCCCTCCTCCAGGCGTGGGCGGAGCTCGCGCGGGGGGGGAAATTCGAGCGGGCGGTCCACAGGATGCTCCTGCGCAGCCTGATGCTCGCGCGCTACGGTTCGGAGACGAAGGGGCATTTCGGGCTCGCGCTCTCGCGGTACACCCATTTCACCTCACCGATCCGCCGCTACCCGGACCTCCTCGTCCATCGGGTGCTCAAGGCGGCGCTCGGGGATCGGGGGTCGGCCGATTCCCTTCGGACCCTCCATGAGAAGGGACCGGAGATCGGGAGCCACCTTTCCGGAAGGGAGCGGCTGGCGACGGATGCGGAGCGGGCGCTCGAACAGCGGGCGAAGGCGCTGTTCATGGCCGGGCAGGTGGGGCGTACGTTCGATGGGACCGTCTCCTCCCTCGCCTCCGCGGGTTTCTTCGTGGAACTTGAAGACTCGATGATCGACGGGATGGTTCACGTCTCGACGCTCCGGGACGATGAATACCGGCTTTCGCCGGACCGGATGGAGTGGGTCGGGCAATATCGGAAACGCCGGATCGGACTTGGCGACCGGGTGCGCGTGCGGGTGCGGCGCGCCGACCCCGACCGGGGAGAGGTCGATTTCCTACTGGTTGAAAAGATGCTTGAATCTACCTAA
- a CDS encoding glycosyltransferase family 9 protein, translating to MNITFQRAIDRFVGVPVCASFSLVDRLRGKPGSLSPPRKVLVILLSEMGSLVLARPMFERLKQQYPEASIHALVFAKNREALDLLGVIPEENVLTLDDRSIGVFATGVVRVLRALRTFRFDVVIDCELFARVSSAFSYLSGAPIRVGFHPHTQEGLYRGSFINRAVLYNPYRHISLQFLTMADAIESDTVPRAKHPSTPDPVAPSPMVFPAGELQQVAARFHADFPSITGRRLVLVYPSGGLLPIRAWPLDNYRRFCDEILKDGHALGVIGLESDKPLARAIVEHCRSPFCVDLTGYTGSVRHLIALFHQGSLLVTNDGGPGHFAALAPIPAIIFFGPETPVLYGPLSRSAFCFTLSLPCSPCLTAYNHRTSPCDGDNQCLKRITVEQVVAKARDMLGSSE from the coding sequence ATGAACATAACCTTCCAGCGGGCCATCGACCGTTTTGTCGGCGTCCCGGTTTGCGCATCATTTTCTCTTGTGGACCGCCTCCGGGGGAAACCGGGGTCTTTATCGCCACCTCGGAAGGTCCTTGTCATCCTGCTTTCCGAGATGGGCAGTCTTGTCCTGGCCCGCCCGATGTTCGAGCGCCTGAAGCAGCAGTACCCCGAAGCATCGATACACGCCCTGGTGTTCGCAAAGAACAGGGAAGCCCTGGACCTCCTCGGAGTCATCCCCGAAGAAAACGTGCTGACTCTGGATGATCGGTCTATCGGTGTGTTTGCCACGGGGGTCGTCAGAGTGCTGAGAGCCTTGAGAACCTTCCGATTCGACGTGGTGATCGATTGCGAACTGTTCGCCCGCGTCAGTAGTGCCTTCTCTTATCTTTCCGGCGCCCCGATCCGCGTGGGCTTCCATCCCCACACCCAGGAGGGTCTCTACCGCGGGTCCTTCATCAACCGCGCCGTATTGTACAACCCGTATCGGCACATATCGCTACAGTTCCTGACCATGGCCGATGCAATCGAATCGGATACCGTTCCGCGCGCCAAACACCCGTCCACCCCAGACCCCGTGGCCCCCTCCCCGATGGTGTTCCCGGCAGGAGAACTTCAACAGGTCGCCGCCCGGTTCCACGCCGACTTCCCTTCGATAACGGGCCGGCGCCTGGTCCTCGTCTACCCGAGTGGCGGGCTTCTCCCGATCCGGGCCTGGCCGCTGGATAATTATCGCCGTTTCTGCGATGAGATCCTGAAAGATGGCCATGCATTGGGAGTCATCGGCCTCGAGAGCGACAAACCTCTCGCCCGGGCTATCGTGGAGCATTGCCGGAGTCCTTTTTGCGTCGATCTCACTGGATACACCGGGTCCGTCAGGCATTTGATCGCCCTGTTTCATCAGGGGTCCCTCCTCGTGACCAACGATGGCGGACCCGGCCATTTCGCGGCACTTGCTCCGATCCCGGCCATCATCTTCTTCGGCCCGGAAACTCCCGTTTTATATGGGCCTCTTTCAAGGAGCGCCTTCTGCTTCACCTTGTCGCTGCCGTGCTCTCCATGCCTTACGGCATACAACCATCGCACGTCGCCATGCGACGGCGACAATCAATGTCTGAAGCGGATTACCGTCGAACAGGTTGTGGCGAAGGCCCGGGACATGCTGGGCTCATCGGAGTAA
- a CDS encoding HAMP domain-containing histidine kinase yields MDRKVVEQYRLALFGRMVMGIAHEIDNHLSVVLGFSELIQVAAGKEEKVRDGAGKILSAGEKIGAIVQQFSRHVRPHAPSPEPFPPGEMISEILLFSRYDLGRDNVTILPIPEVPPGILHADRRDFALALLALLFNAAEAMSETGGELSLRVSIDAAGWEFAVSDQGPGIPAGFEEKVFESGFTTRIGTVHTGMGLPVARHLAGQAGGTLQLSNGSGGGCVAAIRVPVKPRAQGR; encoded by the coding sequence ATGGACCGGAAGGTCGTCGAGCAGTATCGGCTCGCGCTGTTCGGGCGCATGGTGATGGGCATCGCCCACGAGATCGACAATCACCTGAGCGTCGTGCTCGGCTTCTCCGAGTTGATCCAGGTGGCCGCGGGGAAAGAGGAGAAAGTCAGGGACGGCGCCGGAAAGATCCTCTCCGCCGGTGAGAAGATCGGGGCGATCGTCCAGCAGTTCTCCCGGCATGTGCGTCCGCACGCTCCCTCGCCTGAACCGTTCCCCCCCGGGGAGATGATCTCCGAGATCCTCCTGTTCTCGCGGTACGACCTCGGCCGCGACAACGTGACCATACTGCCGATTCCGGAGGTTCCCCCGGGAATCCTTCACGCCGACCGGAGGGATTTCGCGCTGGCGCTCCTCGCGCTCCTGTTCAACGCCGCGGAGGCCATGTCGGAGACGGGCGGGGAGCTCTCATTGAGGGTGTCCATCGATGCCGCGGGGTGGGAATTCGCCGTGAGCGACCAGGGGCCCGGGATCCCCGCCGGGTTCGAGGAGAAGGTCTTCGAGTCCGGGTTCACCACCCGCATTGGGACGGTCCATACGGGAATGGGGCTCCCGGTCGCGCGGCACCTCGCAGGGCAGGCGGGGGGAACATTGCAGCTGTCGAACGGCTCCGGGGGCGGGTGCGTCGCCGCGATCCGCGTGCCGGTGAAGCCCCGGGCGCAGGGGCGTTGA
- a CDS encoding diguanylate cyclase: MPGGGPDRSGWRVGFALAWCALLASTAATSLFLGGFSTASGVFLAGAAAGEFVLAVASSILLERTVFRHVERLRIAVSEGTDGPLPSVKGPLAPLAEAISDRQERSVTTLREAVRDREERLAQVERLRRALEETRTNLESNVQYLRTMAEVSTVIAGTLDPEELYRIIPERVMSKLGLTDFCIMLYSQETKRLVAKSVSVGDGGTMPEFTLAPGEGVAGKVFVTGEPAWIPDVRSSRDFLHYGGRRTDVRSFMCVPLVSKGKNIGVLMLNHPEPNAFEPELLPTMRVLASYLAIAIENAGMFGLVKSLAEKDSLTLLYNHGAFHEKLAIELERANRYVRPMAVIILDLDHFKEINDRYGHTTGDRVLALVAGALGAHLRKTDIAARYGGDEFAVILPEADLSSAALIAERIAEGISSVRLDIGGESVISFTASIGYASCAPDAPGRGEILKIADRLMYDSKRRGPGGVLGMQI, from the coding sequence ATGCCCGGGGGGGGACCGGATCGTTCCGGGTGGAGGGTGGGGTTCGCGCTCGCATGGTGCGCCCTTCTTGCGTCTACGGCCGCCACGTCCCTTTTCCTCGGGGGCTTCTCCACGGCCTCCGGCGTATTCCTGGCGGGGGCCGCCGCCGGCGAATTCGTTCTGGCCGTGGCCAGTTCCATTCTCCTCGAGCGGACCGTGTTCCGGCATGTCGAACGCCTCCGGATCGCGGTGTCGGAGGGGACGGACGGCCCCCTGCCGTCGGTGAAAGGTCCCCTGGCCCCGTTGGCGGAAGCGATCTCCGACCGGCAGGAGCGGTCGGTAACCACGCTTCGCGAGGCGGTCCGGGATCGCGAGGAGCGCCTCGCACAGGTCGAACGCCTCCGGCGCGCCCTCGAGGAGACGCGGACAAATCTCGAGTCGAACGTCCAGTACCTCCGGACGATGGCGGAGGTCTCCACCGTCATTGCCGGGACCCTCGATCCCGAGGAACTGTACCGGATCATTCCGGAACGGGTGATGTCGAAGCTGGGCCTGACCGACTTCTGCATCATGCTTTACTCCCAGGAGACGAAGCGGCTTGTCGCGAAATCCGTCTCGGTGGGCGACGGGGGGACGATGCCGGAGTTCACCCTTGCACCGGGGGAAGGGGTCGCGGGGAAAGTGTTCGTCACCGGGGAGCCCGCCTGGATCCCCGACGTCAGATCCTCCAGGGACTTTCTGCACTACGGGGGCAGGCGCACGGACGTCCGCTCGTTCATGTGCGTCCCCCTCGTGTCGAAGGGGAAGAACATCGGGGTGCTGATGCTCAATCACCCCGAGCCGAACGCATTCGAACCGGAGCTCCTTCCGACGATGCGTGTGCTTGCGTCCTACCTCGCCATCGCCATCGAGAACGCCGGGATGTTCGGATTGGTCAAATCGTTGGCCGAGAAGGACTCCCTCACGCTGCTCTACAACCACGGGGCGTTCCACGAGAAGCTCGCCATCGAACTGGAGCGGGCGAACCGGTACGTCCGGCCGATGGCGGTCATCATACTGGACCTGGACCACTTCAAGGAGATCAACGACCGGTACGGCCACACGACGGGGGACCGGGTGCTCGCGCTGGTGGCGGGCGCATTGGGAGCCCACCTGCGGAAGACGGACATCGCGGCGAGGTACGGGGGGGACGAGTTCGCGGTGATCCTGCCGGAGGCAGACCTTTCCTCCGCGGCGCTGATCGCGGAGCGTATCGCCGAGGGGATCTCGAGCGTCCGGCTGGACATCGGGGGGGAGAGCGTCATCTCCTTCACCGCGAGCATCGGGTACGCCTCCTGCGCACCCGACGCACCCGGGCGGGGGGAGATCCTGAAAATCGCCGACCGCCTCATGTACGATTCGAAGCGGCGGGGCCCCGGGGGCGTGCTCGGGATGCAGATCTAG